A part of Aegilops tauschii subsp. strangulata cultivar AL8/78 chromosome 2, Aet v6.0, whole genome shotgun sequence genomic DNA contains:
- the LOC109762325 gene encoding polyphenol oxidase, chloroplastic, with product MEISTSVATCTRMPCSLQALVPTKLRLPRHLTCKATGGRVDRRDVLLGLGSAAAAGLGTQRGRGAIAAPIQAPDLGNCNPPDLPNTAPDTNCCPTSGTGIIDFELPPASSAPLRVRPAAHLADAEHLAKYERAVALMKQLPADDPRSFEQQWRVHCAYCDGAYDQVGFPDLEIQVHNCWLFFPWHRFYLYFHERILGKLIGDDTFALPFWNWDAPAGMTLPAIYANRSSPLYNERRNLAHQPPFPVDLDYNEIDVIIPTDEQIDQNLNIMYRQMVSGAKKTRLFMGQPYRAGDQPDPGAGSVENVPHGTMHTWTGDPAQPNNEDMGNFYSAARDPIFFAHHGNIDRLWHVWRGLRPSNTDFADADWLDTAFLFYDEEARPVRVRIRDCLDPAAMGYAYQDVGLPWLKAKPAKRSRRTPAPAAGALPATLRETVRVTVTRPQVSRSDKEKEEAEEVLIIEGIQVADHFKFVKFDVLVNAPESGGDAASGYCAGSVAMTPHMVRTNKKKGSMKTVARFGVCDLMDNIGADGDKTVVVSLVPRCGGELVTIGGVSIGYTK from the exons ATGGAGATCAGCACGAGCGTGGCAACGTGCACTCGCATGCCGTGCAGCCTCCAAGCCCTCGTGCCCACGAAGCTGAGGCTGCCACGGCATCTGACGTGCAAGGCAACGGGCGGCCGCGTCGACCGCCGTGACGTGCTCCTCGGCCTCGGCAGCGCCGCGGCGGCCGGTCTGGGCACGCAGCGAGGCCGAGGGGCGATCGCCGCGCCCATCCAGGCCCCGGACCTCGGGAACTGCAACCCGCCGGACCTCCCGAACACGGCCCCGGACACCAACTGCTGCCCGACGTCCGGCACCGgcatcatcgacttcgagctgccgccggcctcctcggcgCCGCTCCGCGTGCGCCCGGCCGCGCACCTGGCGGACGCGGAGCACCTGGCCAAGTACGAGCGGGCCGTGGCGCTCATGAAGCAGCTGCCCGCCGACGACCCGCGCAGCTTCGAGCAGCAGTGGCGCGTGCACTGCGCCTACTGCGACGGCGCGTACGACCAGGTCGGCTTCCCGGACCTGGAGATCCAGGTGCACAACTGCTGGCTCTTCTTCCCATGGCACAG GTTCTACCTCTACTTCCACGAGAGGATCCTCGGCAAGCTCATCGGCGACGACACCTTCGCGCTGCCCTTCTGGAACTGGGACGCGCCGGCCGGCATGACGCTGCCGGCGATCTACGCCAACAGGTCGTCGCCGCTCTACAACGAGAGGCGCAACCTCGCCCACCAGCCGCCGTTCCCGGTCGACCTCGACTACAACGAGATAGATGTCATCATCCCAACAGACGAGCAGATCGACCAGAACCTCAACATCATGTACCGCCAGATGGTGTCGGGTGCCAAGAAGACTCGGCTGTTCATGGGGCAGCCGTACCGCGCCGGCGACCAGCCGGACCCGGGAGCGGGCTCCGTGGAGAACGTGCCGCACGGCACGATGCACACCTGGACGGGCGACCCGGCGCAGCCCAACAACGAGGACATGGGCAACTTCTACTCGGCGGCGCGCGACCCCATCTTCTTCGCGCACCACGGCAACATTGACCGCCTCTGGCACGTCTGGCGCGGCCTCCGCCCGAGCAACACCGACTTCGCCGACGCCGACTGGCTTGACACCGCCTTCCTCTTCTACGACGAGGAGGCCCGCCCCGTGCGCGTCCGCATCCGCGACTGCCTCGACCCAGCCGCCATGGGGTACGCCTACCAGGACGTCGGCCTGCCCTGGCTGAAGGCCAAGCCGGCCAAGAGATCCCGCAGGACGCCGGCGCCCGCCGCGGGCGCGCTCCCGGCGACGCTGAGGGAGACCGTGCGGGTGACGGTGACAAGGCCCCAGGTGTCGAGGAGCGacaaggagaaggaggaggcggaggaggtgcTGATCATCGAGGGGATCCAGGTCGCCGACCACTTCAAGTTCGTCAAGTTCGACGTGCTGGTGAACGCGCCCGAGAGCGGAGGCGATGCCGCGTCGGGGTACTGTGCCGGCAGCGTCGCGATGACGCCGCACATGGTCCGGACGAACAAGAAGAAGGGCTCCATGAAGACGGTGGCGAGGTTCGGCGTCTGCGACCTGATGGACAACATCGGGGCAGACGGCGACAAGACGGTGGTCGT